The DNA segment ACTCGGTGCGCCCGTGGAACGAGGTCCTACACCCGGGGTGACCTGCGAGCATCGCCGCATGACGACCCCCGCCGCACCGCCGTTCGAGCCGTGGCCGGCCCTTCCGCTGGACCAGTGGCAGGACACCCGGGACACCCTGCACCTGTGGACCCAGGTGGTCGGCAAGGTCCGGCTGGCGCTCGCGCCCGCCGCCAACCACTGGTGGCACGTCCCGCTCTACGTCGACGCGCGCGGCCTGACCACCTCGCTGATGCCCTACCGGGGCCGCGGCCTGGAGGTCGTGTTCGACCTGACCTCGCACGAGCTGCAGCTGCTCACCACCCTCGGCGAGCGGCGGCGGATGAGCCTGGAGCCCCGCAGCGTCGCCGACTTCACCGCCGAGTTCCGCAGCCACCTGCGGGAGCTCGACGTCGACGTGCCGATCCACCCGGTGCCGGTCGAGGTCGCCGAGGCGATCCCGTTCGACGAGGACACCGAGCACGCCAGCTACGACCCGGACGCCGTCCACCGCTTCTGGACGTCGCTGGTGAGCGCCCAGCGGGTGCTGAGCCGGTTCCGCGGCGAGTTCCGCGGCAAGGCCAGCCCGGTGCACTTCTTCTGGGGCGCCTTCGACCTCGCGGTCACCCGCTTCTCCGGCCGGCCGGCGCCGCGGCACCCCGGCGGGGTGCCGCACTGCCCCGACCGGGTCATGGTCGAGGCCTACAGCGACGAGGTGTCCAGCTGCGGCTACTGGCCCGGTGGCGCCGCGGAGGGTGCCTTCTACGCCTACGCCTACCCCGAACCGGCCGGGTACCGGACCAGCCCGGTCTCCCCCGGGACGGCGACCTTCGACGAGGCGCTCGGCGAGTTCGTGCTGCCCTACGCCGACGTCCGGCAGGCCTCCGACCCCGACGCGCACCTGCTGGAGTTCCTGACCTCCACGCACGAGGCCGCCGCCCGCACCGGGAACTGGCCCGGCGCCTGAGCCGGTCCGTCACCCCTCCGGGTGACGCGGCCGCCCGCAGACGGGGCGCAGGCTCGCGGACCGGGTAGCGGCTGCCGTTGAGGGACCGAGCGGCCCATCCGGTCGGTCCGGACGAGCGGGGAGGCAGGGCGGTGAAGGTCGCGTTCGCGGTGTACGGCCTGCTGTACGTCGTCGTCGAGGTCGTCGGGTACCAGCTGGAGCGGGTCAGCTGGCCGGAGATCACCGCCCTCGACGTCGCCACCGCGGTGACCAACGCCTTCCTGACCGTCGCCGTGCTGGTCGCCGTCCTGGTCGCGGCCGACGTGCTCGGTCACCGCTGGCGCCGGCACCGCCGGGCGCTGGCGGCGGAGCGGGCCCGGCTGGCCGCGCAGGCGTGGACCGACCCCGAGCCGCTCACCGTGCAGGCGTGGCGCCCCGAGCCGCTGGCCCTGCCCGCTGCCCCTCCCCCCGCCCCGACCGGCCCTGCCCGGACGGCCTACGCGCCGAACGCCTACTCCCGCCGGGCGTGGCCGGACCAGGCTGCCGCGGACGCCTCCGGCCGGCTGCTCTGAGCCTCTCCGACCGGCTCCCGCGCGGCTCGCGTGAGGAACTTCCTGCACCGGGTCCCCATGGACGGCCCGGAGCCGCTAGTGTTCTCTTCGTCGGGAAGGCCCTGCGCTCTGGCAGGACCCCGACGCACGACCTCAGCTAGGAGCGAGCAATGCCCGAAGGAACAGTGAAGTGGTTCAACGCAGAGAAGGGGTTTGGCTTCGCCACCCCGGACGGCGGCGGCCCGGACGTCTTCGTCCACTACTCGGCCATCCAGACCAGCGGGTACCGCTCGCTCGATGAGGGCCAGCGCATCTCGTTCGACATCGAGCAGGGCCAGAAGGGCCCGCAGGCGGCGAACGTCAACCCGGTCTGACCCTCAGACCGAGGAGCTGAACGCAGCCCTCTCGAACCACCGACAGTGCCCCCGCCCGGGAGACCGGACGGGGGCACTGTCGCGTTCGGTCTCCCGGTCAGCGCTGCCGGGGCACGTACCCGCCGATCAGCGCGGACATCAGCAGCGCCCCGTCGTCCGGGCCCAGTGCGGTCGCGGCGTCGGCCATCGCGCGCCAGCGGCCGCGCTCGACCTCGGTCATCGCCCCGGTGGCGCGTGCCTCGAGCTGCTCGAGCAGCCGCTCCCACTCCCCCTGCGGTGTCGGCCACAGCCCGGCGAGCCGGCGGGCCTCGGCGGAGATGGCGGTGAACCGGACGATCTCCCCGGCGTGGTTGGTCAGCGCCTGCGCGTACCCGGCGGTGACCAGGGCGTTGGCCGCGGAGACCACCTGCGGCTTCGGCAGGCCGCTGGCCGGGACGACCGCCCCGAGGTAGGGCGCGCTGCCGTGCGGCGGCTCGTCGATCAGCCGCGCGATCGCGCGGAGCACGGGGAGGTCACGGGTGAACCAGGTGTCGGCCAGGGGCTGCGGGGTGCTCATGGGTCCTCTCGGCGGACGGCGGCGCCACCGGGTGCGGCGCCGCGCCCACGGTACGAGCACCGCACCGGCGGTCGGTGCGGCGACGTCCGGACCGGCTCCCGCCCTGCGCTCAGCCGTGCCCACTTCGTTACCGGAGGTTGACCGCTCGTTGCTCAGCGCACTGGGAGGATCGAGGGGTCCCACCGCGCCTCGAGGAGTCCCGTGTCCCTCTCCCGCGCTCTCCGCCCCGTCGTCCTCGCCGTGACCGCCGGGGCGCTGACGACCGGCGCCCTGACCACGGCGGCCCCCGCAGCAGCCGCCCCTCCCGCGGTGGTGTCGAGCGACGCCGGCACGCCCAGCGCGACGGCCGGGCGCTCGGCCGCCGTCCGCGGGGACGCCACCGCAGCGATCAGCGACCCGGCGCCGTCGCGCGGTGACCGGGTGACGGTGACCGGCACCGGGTTCTCCGCCGACGAGAAGGTCACCGCCTCGCTGCCCTCGCGCAACCAGGGCCAGCTCGGCAGCGCGGTCGCCGACGAGGACGGCCGGGTGTCCATCCCGGTGGACGTGCCGACGACCCTGACCGACGGGGACCAGGAGGTGCTGCTCACCGGCACCTCCGGGGAGCGGGCGAGCACCGGTTTCGCGCTGCGCCCGCTGCTGGCGGACGTGCTGGACCGGCTGCTCCGGTGGTGGCCGGAGCGGACGGGCGACGCCGGCTGACGACGCCGGGTGAGCCCGCCGCGGGGTGGTGGGGCCGCCGTACCGTGGGTGCATGACCACATCCGCCTCCCAGCCCCAGGTCGTCAAGAGCGACGAGGAGTGGCGCGCCCAGCTGTCGCCGCAGGAGTACGCCGTCCTGCGCCAGGCGGGCACCGAGCGGCCGTGGACCGGTGAGTACGTCGACACGAAGACCGTCGGCACCTACTCCTGCCGGGCGTGCGGCGCCGAGCTGTTCCGCTCCGAGACCAAGTTCGACTCGCACTGCGGCTGGCCCTCGTTCTACGAGCCCTCGGCCCAGGACAACGTCGTCCTCCGTGAGGACACCGCCCACGGGATGGTCCGGACCGAGGTGCTCTGCGGCAGCTGCCACAGCCACCTGGGCCACGTCTTCGCCGACGCCCCCCAGACGCCCACCGGCGACCGCTACTGCATCAACTCCGTGAGCATCGCGCTGCACCCCAGCGAGAGCTGACGCACCTCTGAACGCCGACGGCCCGGAACTCCTCGAGTTCCGGGCCGTCGGCGTTCACTGCCTCAGGGCAGGTCGGCGACGAGCTCCGAGACGTCCTTGCGGGTGCCGGTGTAGAACGGCACCTCCTCGCGGACGTGCCGGCGGGCGCGGCTGGCCCGCAGGTCGCGCATCAGGTCGACGATGCGGTGCAGCTCGTCGGCCTCGAAGGCGAGCATCCACTCGTAGTCGCCGAGGCCGAAGCTGGCCACGGTGTTCGCCCGCACGTCGGGGTAGGGGCGGGCCTGCATGCCGTGCTCCTTGAGCATGTCGCGCCGCTCCTCGTCGGGCAGCAGGTACCACTCGTAGGAGCGCACGAACGGGTAGACGCAGACGAAGCGGCGCGGCTCCTCCTCGGCGAGGAAGGCCGGGATGTGGCTGCGGTTGAACTCCGCCGGGCGGTGCAGCGCCATCTGCGACCACACCGGCTCGAGGTGCCGGCCCAGTGCGGTGCGGCGGAAGCGGCTGTAGGCCTCCTGCAGCGCCTCGGGGGTCTCGGCGTGCCACCAGATCATCAGGTCGGCGTCGGCGCGCAGGCCCGCCACGTCGTACACCCCGCGGACGACGACGTCCTTGCCGGCCAGCTCCTCGAAGAGGGCGGTGACCTCGTCGGCGGCGGGGCCGCGCTGGTCGTCGGCGAGCGGCCGTGCCTTGAAGACCGACCACATCGTGTAGCGGATCTGGGCGTTCAGCTCGTTCGCCCGCTTGCCGATGCTGCGCTCTCCGGTCTGCTCGCTCATGCGCCCATTGTCGCGCGCCGCGCTGTGCGCCGTCCCGGGGGGCGCAGCACCAGGGCGACGCCGACCGTGGTGACGACGACCCCCGCCAGCGACAGCAGCGGCAGGCTCTCCCCGAACAGCAGGTGGGCCTCCACCGCGGTCGCCGGCGGCACCAGGAACAGCAGGCTGGACACGCCCGAGGCGCTGCCGCGGCGCAGCAGGAGGAGCAGCAGCAGCACCGCGCCGAGCGAGAGCGGCACGACCAGCCACACCAGCGCGAGGACGAACTCGGCCGTCCACTCGATCGCCATGTCCTCGGTGAGGCCGGCGACCGCGACCAGCACGAGGGCCGCGGCGGCGTACTGGACCACCGTGCCCGACAGCAGCGGGATGTCGTCCCCGTGCTGCTTCTGCCACAGCGTGCCCGCCGTCCCGCTCAGCAGCGCCACCAGGCAGGCCGCCACCCCGACCGGCGGGAGCGCGCCCTCCTCCCCCGCGGCCGCCGCCAGCCCGGGCGCGAGCACCAGCACGACGCCGCCGACGCCCAGCGCCAGCCCCAGCCACTGCACGGCGACGAGCCGCTCCCCGAGCAGCCGGCTGGCCAGCGCCGCGGTGAGCACCGGCTGCAGGCTGGTCACGACGGCCGCGACGCTGGCCGGCAAGCCGGAGTGGATCGCGAAGAAGACGCTGCCCAGGTAGCCGGCGTGCAGCAGCAGGCCCGCGACGCCGGCCCGGCCGACCTGCGCCCGGCCGGAGGGCCAGGCGGACCGCAGGCCGCCGGCGAGCGCGGCCAGCAGCGCGCCGGCCAGCGCCAGCCGCAGCGCCAGGAAGGTGAACGGCTCGGCGTACGGCAGGCCGTACTTCGCCCCGACGAAGCCGGTGCTCCACAGCAGCACGAACACCAGCGGTGCGGCGGAGAGGGCAGCGCTGCGCACCCGGGTCGGCGCGGTCACCGGAGCGCGACGACCGCCCGGCGGGCGTCCCGGATGCAGGCCGGGACGCCGACGCCGCCGTACGCCGCGCCGGCGACGGCCAGCCCGGGCACGGCGCCGACCGCCGCGCGGACCGCGGCGACCCGCTGGGGGTGCCCGACCAGGTACTGCGGCAGCCCGTCGACCCACCGGACGAGGTGGGTCTGCAGCGGCTCGGGGCGCTCGAGGTCCAGCAGCCCGGCGACGTCGGCGACCACCGCCGCGGTGAGGTCGGCGTCGTCCCGGCCGAGTGCGGCGTCGTCACCGAACCGGCCGACCGACGAGCGCACCCGCAGCGCGCCGCCCAGGTGCGGCCACTTCGACGAGGAGACGGTCACTCCCTTGACCAGCCGCCCGGTCACCGGGGGCACCAGCAGCCCCGACCCGGCCTGCACCGGCTGCTCGGGGAACGCCATCGCGACCACGGCCATCGACGCGTACGGGATCCCCTGCAGCGGCTCGACCGCGTCCGGGGCCACGTCGGCGAGCAGCCGGGCGGTCGGCGCGGCCGGGGTGGCCAGCACGACGACGTCCGCGGTCAGCGTCGGCCCGCCGTCGACGTCGAGCTCGAAGCCGCCGGCGACCCGGCGCAGCGCGCTGACCGCGGCGCCCAGCCGGACGTCGGCGCGGGCGGCGGTGGCCAGCGCGGCGGGCAGCGAGCCGATGCCGTCGCGCACGGTCACGAACACCGGCCCGTCGACGTCGCCGCGGCTGCGGGCGCCGGCGTCCCGGGCGGCGATCGCCGCTCCCAGCACGGAGGTCGACGTGGGCAGCTGGGCGGCCAGGGCGGGCATGGTGGCGGCGAGCGAGAGGTCGTCGGGGCGGCCGGCGTAGACCCCGCCGAGCAGCGGCTCGACCAGCCGGTCGACCACCTCGTCTCCGAGCCGGTCGCGGAGCAGCCGGCCCACCGAGACGTCGCCGTCCAGCCGCAGCGGGGGCAGCTCGGCCTCGGCGCGGACCCGGGCGACGCCCGCCGGGGTGAGCACGCCGTCCAGGCCGTCGGCGGTGGTCGGAACGCCCTGCAGCGTGCCGGCCGGCAGCCGG comes from the Modestobacter italicus genome and includes:
- a CDS encoding DUF5996 family protein, with the translated sequence MTTPAAPPFEPWPALPLDQWQDTRDTLHLWTQVVGKVRLALAPAANHWWHVPLYVDARGLTTSLMPYRGRGLEVVFDLTSHELQLLTTLGERRRMSLEPRSVADFTAEFRSHLRELDVDVPIHPVPVEVAEAIPFDEDTEHASYDPDAVHRFWTSLVSAQRVLSRFRGEFRGKASPVHFFWGAFDLAVTRFSGRPAPRHPGGVPHCPDRVMVEAYSDEVSSCGYWPGGAAEGAFYAYAYPEPAGYRTSPVSPGTATFDEALGEFVLPYADVRQASDPDAHLLEFLTSTHEAAARTGNWPGA
- a CDS encoding cold-shock protein — translated: MPEGTVKWFNAEKGFGFATPDGGGPDVFVHYSAIQTSGYRSLDEGQRISFDIEQGQKGPQAANVNPV
- the msrB gene encoding peptide-methionine (R)-S-oxide reductase MsrB, producing the protein MTTSASQPQVVKSDEEWRAQLSPQEYAVLRQAGTERPWTGEYVDTKTVGTYSCRACGAELFRSETKFDSHCGWPSFYEPSAQDNVVLREDTAHGMVRTEVLCGSCHSHLGHVFADAPQTPTGDRYCINSVSIALHPSES
- the hemQ gene encoding hydrogen peroxide-dependent heme synthase, which codes for MSEQTGERSIGKRANELNAQIRYTMWSVFKARPLADDQRGPAADEVTALFEELAGKDVVVRGVYDVAGLRADADLMIWWHAETPEALQEAYSRFRRTALGRHLEPVWSQMALHRPAEFNRSHIPAFLAEEEPRRFVCVYPFVRSYEWYLLPDEERRDMLKEHGMQARPYPDVRANTVASFGLGDYEWMLAFEADELHRIVDLMRDLRASRARRHVREEVPFYTGTRKDVSELVADLP
- a CDS encoding DMT family transporter; the protein is MTAPTRVRSAALSAAPLVFVLLWSTGFVGAKYGLPYAEPFTFLALRLALAGALLAALAGGLRSAWPSGRAQVGRAGVAGLLLHAGYLGSVFFAIHSGLPASVAAVVTSLQPVLTAALASRLLGERLVAVQWLGLALGVGGVVLVLAPGLAAAAGEEGALPPVGVAACLVALLSGTAGTLWQKQHGDDIPLLSGTVVQYAAAALVLVAVAGLTEDMAIEWTAEFVLALVWLVVPLSLGAVLLLLLLLRRGSASGVSSLLFLVPPATAVEAHLLFGESLPLLSLAGVVVTTVGVALVLRPPGRRTARRATMGA
- the hemG gene encoding protoporphyrinogen oxidase; its protein translation is MRLVVVGAGITGLTAAWEWRRSHPDDEVVVLEAGPRIGGKLDRVELAGRWYDTGPEAVLARVPEAVELIEALGLADQLVPAQTTQASIVLPDGRHRLPAGTLQGVPTTADGLDGVLTPAGVARVRAEAELPPLRLDGDVSVGRLLRDRLGDEVVDRLVEPLLGGVYAGRPDDLSLAATMPALAAQLPTSTSVLGAAIAARDAGARSRGDVDGPVFVTVRDGIGSLPAALATAARADVRLGAAVSALRRVAGGFELDVDGGPTLTADVVVLATPAAPTARLLADVAPDAVEPLQGIPYASMAVVAMAFPEQPVQAGSGLLVPPVTGRLVKGVTVSSSKWPHLGGALRVRSSVGRFGDDAALGRDDADLTAAVVADVAGLLDLERPEPLQTHLVRWVDGLPQYLVGHPQRVAAVRAAVGAVPGLAVAGAAYGGVGVPACIRDARRAVVALR